A region from the Etheostoma spectabile isolate EspeVRDwgs_2016 chromosome 9, UIUC_Espe_1.0, whole genome shotgun sequence genome encodes:
- the LOC116695002 gene encoding calcium-binding mitochondrial carrier protein SCaMC-1: MYQVVRKLFFTDCHCEENTSKTYDDLFAKLDTNKDGKVDVSELRAGLAAMGINTGKEAVQKIMSSGDEDKDDGLDFIEFSNYLKEHEKKLLLTFKSLDKNNDGQIDSTEIQQSLADLGMDISKEEAQKILQSIDEDGTMTLDWNEWREHFLFNPVTNLQEIIRYWKHSTVLDIGDSLSIPDEFTEEEKTTGLWWKQLSAGAMAGAVSRTGTAPLDRMKVFMQVHSSKSNKISLVGGFKQMLKEGGLMSLWRGNGINVLKIAPETAIKFMAYEQFKKLLSSEPGKVKTHERFLAGSLAGATAQTIIYPMEVMKTRLTLRKTGQYSGMFDCAKKILKKEGVKAFYKGYVPNLIGIIPYAGIDLAVYESLKNLWLSRYAKDSANPGVLVLLGCGTLSSTCGQLASYPLALIRTRMQAQASLEGSEQLPMNLMVKKILKNEGFFGLYRGILPNFMKVIPAVSISYVVYEHMRSELGIQK; this comes from the exons ATGTATCAAGTCGTAAGGAAACTGTTTTTTACGGACTGCCATTGCGAGGAAAATACGTCGAAAACGTACGATGATCTGTTCGCCAAGCTGGACACCAACAAGGATGGAAAAGTGGATGTGTCCGAGCTGAGGGCAGGCCTGGCCGCGATGGGCATCAACACTGGGAAAGAAGCAGTTCAG AAAATAATGTCCTCCGGAGACGAAGACAAAGATGACGGGCTTGACTTCATCGAGTTCTCCAATTATTTAAAGGAACACGAGAAGAAGTTACTACTTACCTTCAAGAGCTTGGACAAAAACAATGATG gTCAAATAGACTCAACGGAGATACAGCAGTCACTTGCAGATCTGGGAATGGACATCAGCAAAGAGGAGGCGCAGAAGATCCTTCAAAG TATCGATGAGGACGGAACCATGACTTTGGACTGGAATGAATGGAGGGAGCATTTCCTGTTTAACCCAGTGACCAACCTGCAGGAGATTATCCGCTACTGGAAGCACTCTACG gtgCTGGATATTGGGGACAGCCTCTCCATCCCAGATGAGTtcacagaagaggagaagacGACTGGTTTGTGGTGGAAACAGCTATCAGCGGGAGCCATGGCCGGCGCCGTGTCCCGTACAGGAACCGCACCGCTGGACAGGATGAAGGTGTTCATGCAG GTGCATTCATCCAAGAGCAACAAAATCAGCCTGGTTGGTGGTTTTAAGCAAATGTTAAAAGAAGGAGGCTTGATGTCTCTGTGGAGAGGAAACGGCATCAACGTACTGAAGATTGCTCCTGAGACTGCCATTAAATTTATGGCCTACGAGCAG TTTAAGAAGTTGCTGTCCAGTGAACCAGGGAAGGTCAAGACCCATGAGAGGTTCCTGGCTGGATCACTGGCTGGAGCCACAGCACAAACGATCATCTACCCCATGGAG GTGATGAAAACCCGTCTGACCCTGAGGAAGACCGGACAGTACTCAGGAATGTTTGACTGTGCCAAAAAAATCCTGAAGAAGGAGGGAGTGAAGGCGTTTTACAAGGGCTATGTTCCCAATCTTATAGGCATCATTCCTTACGCTGGCATCGACCTGGCAGTGTACGAG AGCTTGAAGAACCTCTGGTTGTCCCGCTACGCCAAAGACTCAGCCAATCCCGGGGTTCTGGTGCTGCTGGGCTGTGGTACCCTGTCCAGCACGTGTGGCCAGCTGGCCAGCTACCCCCTGGCTCTGATCCGCACCAGGATGCAGGCACAAG cATCTCTCGAGGGATCAGAGCAGCTGCCCATGAACCTTATGGTGAAGAAGATTCTGAAAAATGAAGGCTTCTTTGGACTTTACCGTGGCATCCTGCCAAATTTCATGAAGGTCATACCGGCTGTCAGCATCAGCTACGTGGTGTATGAGCACATGAGGTCTGAATTGGGGATTCAAAAGTAA
- the tm4sf4 gene encoding transmembrane 4 L6 family member 4 — protein MCSGGFAKCLGISLMPLAIVCVLCNILLFFPGGTSVDSQHITEQVWYFGGILGSGVLMIFPALVFLGLKNNDCCGCCGNESCGRRFAMLSSILFAAVGVVGAGYSVIVSAVAINHGPQCVVSGNSTYKKWDTPFSNGDYLSNKTAWSTICLEPAGVVSWHLSLFSVLLVMGLIQMALCAVQVVNGLLGCLCGDCCGGSDGA, from the exons ATGTGTTCAGGTGGCTTTGCCAAGTGTCTGGGGATCAGTCTGATGCCTCTGgcgattgtgtgtgtgctgtgtaacATCCTGCTCTTCTTCCCCGGTGGAACATCTGTCGACAGTCAACACATCACAGAGCAAGTCTGGTACTTTGGAGGCATTCTGGGATCTGGAGTGCTG ATGATCTTTCCGGCTCTGGTCTTCCTGGGTCTGAAGAACAACGACTGCTGCGGTTGCTGTGGCAACGAAAGCTGTGGGCGGAGATTTGCG aTGCTGAGTTCCATACTGTTTGCAGCTGTGGGTGTTGTGGGGGCTGGTTACTCAGTTATTGTTTCTGCTGTGGCCATAAACCATGGACCTCAGTGTGTGGTTAGCGGTAATAGCACATACAAGAAGTGGGATACTCCCTTCTCAAATGG CGACTACCTGTCCAACAAAACTGCCTGGTCAACGATATGTTTAGAGCCGGCTGGCGTGGTGTCCTGgcatctctctctgttctctgtgCTGCTGGTCATGGGTTTAATCCAGATGGCGCTGTGTGCTGTGCAGGTGGTGAACGGCCTGCTGGGATGTCTGTGTGGGGACTGCTGTGGAGGG AGTGATGGAGCCTGA
- the LOC116696172 gene encoding transmembrane protein 69, translating into MLSYMFRTTFVAPKVWHWAGPPQRCWTRCASTARLPFSEMDVRRDKPAVLGFKRTHSHAAPFLVRSQHFHSSAVKLKKRPKLEAPRELDLLRYDMKDLWKGPKPALYLGFAGLIPFVAPPLLMAVTESYSPELAYAQLAYGASIVSFLGGARWGFALPESSPAKPDWINLANSVVPSLLAWVSMLMSDSIVPAATMVIMGLGISLHYDLSLLPTYPSWFKALRSILTTVAFFSLIGTLIINGIYIEKKLFSD; encoded by the exons ATGCTGTCTTATATGTTCAGAACCACCTTTGTAGCCCCGAAG GTGTGGCATTGGGCAGGTCCTCCACAAAGATGCTGGACCCGCTGTGCCTCGACGGCAAGGCTGCCGTTTTCAGAGATGGATGTCAGACGAGACAAACCTGCTGTCCTCGGTTTCAAAAGGACCCACAGTCATGCAGCTCCATTTTTAGTGAGGAGCCAGCATTTCCACTCTTCTGCTGTGAAGCTGAAGAAGCGACCAAAGCTTGAAGCTCCCAGAGAGCTGGATCTGCTGCGCTATGACATGAAGGACTTGTGGAAAGGTCCCAAACCTGCCCTGTACCTGGGGTTTGCAGGGCTGATCCCCTTTGTCGCCCCTCCCCTGCTCATGGCTGTGACCGAGAGCTACTCTCCAGAGTTGGCCTATGCTCAGTTAGCTTACGGCGCCTCCATTGTTTCCTTCCTGGGTGGCGCTCGCTGGGGATTCGCTCTTCCTGAGAGCAGCCCAGCAAAACCTGATTGGATAAACCTGGCCAACAGTGTGGTTCCTTCCCTGTTAGCCTGGGTGTCCATGCTGATGAGCGACAGCATTGTTCCTGCAGCCACCATGGTTATCATGGGCCTAGGAATATCGCTGCATTATGATCTGTCTCTGCTGCCCACTTACCCCAGCTGGTTTAAAGCCCTGCGCTCCATCCTGACCACTGtggcatttttttctcttattgGTACACTCATAATAAATGGAATATACATAGAAAAGAAGCTATTCTCAGATTAA
- the fam102bb gene encoding EEIG family member 2, whose translation MDLMMMKKKKFKFKVDFELDDLSSVPFVNGVIFCKVRLLDGGFSEESSREPVQSNCVRWRKRFSFPCKMSANAGTGVLDPCMCRVSVRKELKGGKAYAKLGFADLNLAEFAGSGNTTRRCLLEGYDTKNTRQDNSILKVIISTQLMSGDPCFKTPPSTATMIGIQGDGESLLEERRGGDSQKGCSESREGKCPVVSDELGGCGHSRTSSYASQQSKLSGYSTGHSRSSSMSEFSHRRNHSVGSASTGIGSIPEPSEDRDRESRPCPALPEHPVPTTTTNNPVGTPVRSASSCERLNRHPVKQDSMESQLKRMDDTRVDADDVVEKILQGQDFTPSLLDSSAEEEGLRLFVGPGGSTALGSHHLPTRVGAGAYEQVVIKR comes from the exons ATGGATTTaatgatgatgaaaaaaaagaaatttaagtTCAAGGTGGACTTTGAGCTGGACGACCTCTCGTCGGTCCCCTTCGTCAACGGTGTCATTTTTTGTAAAGTCAGGCTGCTGGACGGCGGCTTCTCCGAGGAGTCTTCTCG GGAGCCAGTGCAGTCCAACTGTGTTCGATGGAGGAAACGGTTCTCTTTCCCCTGCAAGATGAGTGCCAATGCAGGGACAGGTGTACTGGACCCTTGTATGTGCCGTGTGTCTGTCAGAAAG GAGCTGAAAGGCGGGAAGGCATATGCAAAG CTTGGTTTTGCAGATCTGAATTTAGCAGAGTTTGCCGGCTCAGGGAATACAACCCGCAGATGTCTGCTGGAAGGCTACGATACCAAAAATACCCGCCAGGATAACTCCATCCTCAAG GTCATCATCAGTACACAACTCATGTCAGGGGATCCCTGTTTTAAAAC GCCTCCCTCCACGGCCACAATGATCGGGATCCAGGGTGATGGAGAGAGCCtgctggaggagaggaggggaggggactCACAGAAAGGCTGTTCTG AGAGTCGAGAAGGGAAGTGTCCTGTTGTTTCTGATGAGCTTGGGGGCTGCGGCCACTCCCGCACATCCAGCTACGCCAGCCAGCAGTCCAAACTTTCAG GATACAGCACAGGTCACTCCCGCTCCTCCAGCATGTCAGAGTTCAGCCACCGGAGAAACCACTCAGTGGGCAGCGCCTCAACGGGCATCGGCAGCATCCCAGAGCCCAGCGAGGACCGAGACAGAGAGTCCAGAccctgccctgctctgcctgaACACCCAgtccccaccaccaccactaacAACCCAGTGGGTACACCAGTACGCAGCGCCTCATCTTGTGAACGACTCAACAG ACACCCTGTGAAGCAGGACTCCATGGAGTCTCAGCTAAAAAGAATGGACGACACACGGGTGGATGCTGACGATGTTGTGGAAAAGATTCTCCAGGGTCAAGACTTTACACCCAGCCTACTGGACTCCAGTGCTGAAG AGGAAGGCTTGCGTCTGTTTGTTGGCCCTGGGGGAAGCACAGCCCTCGGAAGCCATCACCTTCCCACCAG GGTTGGTGCTGGAGCGTACGAGCAGGTGGTCATAAAGCGTTAG